A part of Cryptococcus gattii WM276 chromosome G, complete sequence genomic DNA contains:
- a CDS encoding Hypothetical protein (Similar to TIGR gene model, INSD accession AAW44481.1; CNG01160), whose translation MSPYEPTTPPTPSPAHRQFVSLPHHTASQRYPFSRQIPSTRPSSASYSQYRDPDTNASLSFDTDVAIETQSCMSEDDLNSRSDIESVVDADFDSQLADDEDDEVDIDTALQESVSLPQTPALFAGKKRARSWEQTPNSDGDDEAEAEGILGWSVKKGKSKAMDRKPYKFAKRLSMSDNEKMLPAQMGRVVSMGGITKGISDLRASSTIISRNVDIAHAHSAQGLAHISEAISRPAGCRITSRRLKDRHNCSNKRGKRKRGARHFQQLTASDDPFITLPVLQNWKGLQRFDTEVSEMDVSEAETDGRYDSDATMKSASDIERSTVDVAVPRAVIKPDVRPRYEPEQPLSDKQIASLDRKFTRSSRGIQRLSRHRDFPIRAAGQYGTSQLRRTSPTSLLPARRIMTRRESLRVPLRNSFRDYLDNIRPGADRRVPGRCEFTPVMSGELFIALLRAKAVARKARRDAVKAYNERTKDGAWRAWVGNYALREFIPPVRQWWLEDLAPQEEEAAVENLLPAEEITEEPMSSLVDCTYESQPSTRKRARSQTPASEFMPMEVPAPDRQVRRRVMVEPYNASSLRRQRAHETARRVREATQQSLLEMLNLEAERIAREREEEERLREEARLTEFRWAQEEADARVARELELEEAAINNGLEVESEDDELEGSRRGPSPVITEASIRSDPPQYEPPQFSGEHSAVISSIRHMVHPPRARTPPREPEQLPTYTFDRWSARSPPPPPPYNAQTDRQTIIAPRIVSEEETPRDDEVYHFGGIVRRRSSARRDPSPGPAHQIAGAYPGPAQQVRIIAPIPVRPLVDAARAFEAAVDLEEGEDVEREIWEGEEMEEDEPQPIGALQRVLRFVWGRRQ comes from the exons ATGTCCCCGTACGAACCCACCACCCCTCCAACACCTAGTCCTGCACACAGGCAGTTCgtttctcttcctcatcacACTGCCAGTCAACGATACCCATTCTCTCGTCAGATACCCTCTACACGGCCATCTTCGGCCTCATACTCTCAGTATCGCGATCCAGATACCAACGCGTCTCTGTCATTCGATACTGATGTCGCTATCGAGACTCAGAGCTGCATGAGTGAGGACGACTTAAACTCCCGTAGTGACATTGAAAGCGTTGTCGATGCAGATTTTGACAGCCAACTGGCGGACGATGAAGACGACGAAGTGGACATTGATACTGCTCTACAAGAAAGCGTGTCGTTACCTCAGACGCCGGCATTATTTGCTGGGAAGAAACGAGCCAGGAGCTGGGAGCAAACCCCAAATAGTGACGGAGACGATGaggcagaggcagaggGGATCTTAGGGTGGTCTGTTaagaagggaaagagtAAAGCTATGGATAGGAAACCTTACAAGTTTGCCAAAAGA CTTTCGATGTCTGACAACGAGAAGATGTTACCTGCACAAATGGGACGTGTCGTTTCCATGGGTGGCATTACCAAAGGCATCAGCGATTTG CGTGCCTCAAGCACCATCATTTCTAGGAACGTTGACATCGCACACGCGCATTCTGCGCAAGGCTTGGCACATATATCCGAGGCCATATCTCGCCCCGCCGGCTGTAGAATCACTTCTAGGCGTCTCAAAGATCGCCATAACTGCTCCAACAAGCGAGGGAAGCGCAAGCGAGGGGCTCGGCATTTTCAACAACTCACTGCAAGCGATGATCCCTTTATCACTCTTCCTGTTTTGCAGAACTGGAAAGGTCTACAGCGATTTGACACCGAGGTTTCTGAGATGGATGTCAGCGAGGCCGAAACGGATGGCCGGTATGATAGCGATGCTACAATGAAGTCTGCCTCGGATATTGAAAGGTCGACAGTTGACGTCGCTGTTCCTCGCGCTGTCATCAAGCCAGATGTTCGCCCACGATACGAGCCAGAGCAGCCTCTCAGCGACAAGCAGATTGCATCTCTCGATCGTAAATTCACCAGATCTAGTCGAGGTATTCAGCGCCTTTCTCGTCATCGCGATTTCCCTATTCGTGCTGCTGGTCAGTATGGCACCTCCCAGCTTCGTCGTACATCTCCCACGTCCCTTCTTCCCGCCCGACGCATCATGACTCGCCGTGAGTCCCTTCGCGTACCTCTTCGAAATTCCTTCAGAGATTACCTCGATAATATCCGGCCTGGTGCCGATCGACGCGTTCCTGGAAGGTGCGAGTTTACCCCTGTCATGTCAGGGGAGCTCTTCATCGCTCTTCTTCGTGCTAAGGCGGTTGCGCGCAAAGCTCGCCGTGACGCAGTAAAAGCTTACAATGAAAGGACTAAAGATGGCGCCTGGCGCGCCTGGGTCGGCAATTATGCTCTGAGAGAGTTCATTCCTCCTGTGAGACAGTGGTGGCTTGAAGACTTGGCTcctcaagaagaagaggcagcAGTCGAGAACCTTCTTCCCGCCGAAGAGATTACAGAGGAGCCTATGTCTTCTTTGGTTGACTGTACATACGAATCGCAGCCTTCTACTCGCAAGCGCGCACGTAGTCAGACACCGGCGTCCGAGTTTATGCCCATGGAAGTACCTGCTCCAGATCGTCAAGTACGTCGACGTGTTATGGTCGAGCCATACAACGCATCTAGCCTCCGCCGTCAACGCGCACATGAGACAGCTCGTCGAGTTCGCGAAGCGACTCAGCAGAGTCTCCTGGAGATGCTCAATCTTGAAGCTGAGAGGATTGCCCGtgagagggaggaagaagagagattACGAGAAGAGGCTAGGTTGACGGAATTCAGATGGGCCCAGGAGGAGGCGGATGCAAGGGTTGCAAGAGAATTAGAGTTAGAGGAAGCCGCCATCAATAACGGCCTTGAGGTTGAGAGCGAGGACGATGAGCTCGAGGGGTCTCGTCGAGGGCCAAGTCCTGTCATCACCGAAGCTTCCATCCGCTCTGATCCCCCACAGTATGAGCCTCCTCAATTCTCAGGAGAACACTCTGCCGTGATATCTTCAATTCGACACATGGTCCATCCCCCTCGAGCTCGTACACCCCCTCGCGAACCCGAACAGCTTCCGACATACACCTTCGATCGCTGGTCCGCCAGgtctccacctcctccacctccgTACAATGCTCAGACAGATAGGCAGACCATTATCGCACCAAGGATTGTCTCCGAGGAGGAAACACCTCGAGACGATGAAGTCTACCATTTCGGTGGTATCGTTCGAAGACGATCTTCCGCTAGACGAGACCCAAGTCCAGGACCTGCTCATCAGATTGCCGGTGCCTATCCCGGGCCCGCCCAGCAGGTCAGGATCATCGCTCCCATTCCCGTGAGACCTCTTGTTGATGCTGCGCGAGCATTTGAGGCTGCGGTTgatttggaagaaggagaggatgtCGAGCGGGAAATTTGGGAGGGggaggaaatggaagaggatgagcCACAGCCCATCGGGGCTTTGCAGAGGGTTCTGAGGTTTGTTTGGGGTCGAAGGCAGTAA